GAAGTTGCGGCGCTTAAGCCGAGGACAACAACAACTGCGACCGCGAACTGCGACGCCGAAGCGGAGAATAGCTCGCGCGAACCCCACCGGATGCGCCGAATGAGGCTCGCCACAATAATCGCGAATCCAATCGACGGCACATAGAGGTAGCGGTCATGTGCGATGTCATCAACTGCAAGTCCCGGTATGTAGAGCACCGGCAGCAGCGGAACCATCATCACTACAAAGCCGAAGATTGCCAATCGCTCTTTGGCGCGATACGCCCAGTAGAGTACCCCTGCCGTTACAGCCAGCAGCGCGAAAACAGGAAACCAAAAATTCGCCCAGGTCATTTGCAGGACCGGAGGAATGTCGTAATAAAGGCCGAGTCCAATTGGATAAACAAGGTGCTTCACATAAAACCAAAGGAGGAGAGGCGCGTTGAGAATGATCTCCGCGAGCGTCATATGGATGATCGGATGACTCATGCCTCCCAGCACCGCTGCGCGCATGGTTGCATATGCGATTGTGACAAGAGCCAAGAGCACGATCGAAAGCGCCACCGGGCTAATGTGTCCACGCAGGGAAGTTCGATGGGCGAAGACGAAATAGGCGAGCACCATCATCGGCGTCATCATTGCCGTTTCTTTGACGAGCAGGCCTCCCGCGTAAAGCAATAGCGAAGCGGCGAGCCACTTCCATTTCAGTGAAGTTTGACTGAATGCATTTACAAAGCACAGCAACGACGACACAACGAAAACGGTCATCAGAGAATCGGTAGCGCCCGATATCCACGCAACCGTTTCGAGATGTGACGGATGCACTGTGAAGATCAGGGCAGCGAATGCGCTGAGAAGAAGGTCCCCGCTAAGCTTGCGCACCAGTCGAAAAACGAGGAAGGTCGCTGCGACGTGGACCAGCACGGCTGCCGCGTGCCATCCCGCGGGATTCAACCCGAATAATGAGTGATTCACGAGCAGCCACATGGTAAAGAACGGCCGCCAATAGTTGCCGAGCACCAGGGGATTCGAGAAGCTCCATACGTCGGTCCGAAAAAGCCATGGCAGGTTATGCCAGGATTTAATCAGCGGATTGCCGACGATCTGGTTGTGGTCGTCGAAAACGAACTCGAAACGCAGGGTAGCCATGTAGAGCAGTGCCGGCACGAGGCATACCAGCAAAGGAATTAGCCATTGTTGTCGGGCTGTTTCGTCGGGCCGTGAGATGGAGGTTCCAGGTGATGCCATTCGTGAGGAGTATTGCACAATGGGGTGCTATAAAACGAAGGAAGCAGGCCGCAGCCTGCTTCCTGTTATTGGCTCGTACCCTCCCCCGAGAGGTACCTCGCCAAAGTCAATGTTACTGCAGCGGGGCAGAGGTGTCGGTCGCCGGACCAGTGGTGTTGTAGCGGATGACGCCCGACTGGTCGGTGAAGAAGTAACGCTGCCCGGTTTGCGGCGACAGGCGCTCACCAGTCGCTGTGTAGTTGGTGTTCGGGTTGTTAACCGTGGGATCGCAGGCCGTTCCCTGTCCGCCTGAAGGGGTCACCGTGAAGCTGTAACCGCTCTTCACACCGGACGCCAGAACGGAGTCGATCAAGCCTGCGCCCGTCGGGGCTCCGCCGGTACCACCCATGTTGGTCAGGGTTGTAAAGCCGCAGCCTGGATACGTGGAGGCATAAGTAACTTCAGCGGTGTTGATCGTACGGAGCGAACCGACAGCCGACGCTTCGTTAGCAGCAATACGCGAACGGAGCAGGTTAGGAATCGCGATCGCGGCGATAATTAGAATGATCGCTACAACGATCAGCAACTCAATCAGCGAAAAACCTTTTTGATTCTTCTTTGTCATCTCGAACACATCCCCTTGCTTTCGTTTTGAAATCCCTGAGTTCCCAAACTCGCCGTGTATAACGGCACGTGGCCAGCCAAAAGTCATGACTTGCTGGTTACCTTTGTTCAGAACGTGGTGGAAATCGAAACTTGCTTGTTTTGTTGAGGTTAGCTGCTGCTGGATTTTGCGACGCACACCGGGAAACTACTCTGCTCGCCGCACTTTGACACTTTCCGCCATTTTCGATGACAGATTGTGTCAAAACCGGGATTCCGGCGTTTCATTGTTCGTCTCAAAAAGTGGTTGTGAGACAGTAGGGATCTGAGACTAGCAGGCCAGAGATTCCCGGGAGATCTTCAACCCATTCAGGTTCCCAAGCACGGTCACGGCTATAGCTCCCGTCTGGAAATACTCCTGAGAAAGATGGGTGACGTCCTCGGCAGTGACGTTTTCCACCCGCTCGATGATCTCATCCATGGAATAGAAGCGGTCAAAGTAGA
This genomic window from Terriglobales bacterium contains:
- a CDS encoding prepilin-type N-terminal cleavage/methylation domain-containing protein, which gives rise to MTKKNQKGFSLIELLIVVAIILIIAAIAIPNLLRSRIAANEASAVGSLRTINTAEVTYASTYPGCGFTTLTNMGGTGGAPTGAGLIDSVLASGVKSGYSFTVTPSGGQGTACDPTVNNPNTNYTATGERLSPQTGQRYFFTDQSGVIRYNTTGPATDTSAPLQ
- a CDS encoding tetratricopeptide repeat protein, translating into MPALLYMATLRFEFVFDDHNQIVGNPLIKSWHNLPWLFRTDVWSFSNPLVLGNYWRPFFTMWLLVNHSLFGLNPAGWHAAAVLVHVAATFLVFRLVRKLSGDLLLSAFAALIFTVHPSHLETVAWISGATDSLMTVFVVSSLLCFVNAFSQTSLKWKWLAASLLLYAGGLLVKETAMMTPMMVLAYFVFAHRTSLRGHISPVALSIVLLALVTIAYATMRAAVLGGMSHPIIHMTLAEIILNAPLLLWFYVKHLVYPIGLGLYYDIPPVLQMTWANFWFPVFALLAVTAGVLYWAYRAKERLAIFGFVVMMVPLLPVLYIPGLAVDDIAHDRYLYVPSIGFAIIVASLIRRIRWGSRELFSASASQFAVAVVVVLGLSAATSAQQIYWANDVLLFSRAIEVAPGKAVAYNNLGTALTAKNRYKEARFAYQQVVMRNPRAWSAYYNLGLGYFIDGQYAEAEENLKRALSIMQLESDPYAVLAESQIKLGKYAEAEQAVRTAIRLKPYKPGYRQVLALALEKQGRIQEAQEAAKEEQQLQARQAH